The region ATCCCCCTCCCAACAGGTATCCTGTCAAAACACTGCCTATATATCCCCCACCACCTATCAGTAAAACTTTACGTTGATGGACATCAGGATGCAGTTTATAAAAACGGATGGCTTCATTGAAAATTTCGACCTGATAGGATTCTGGTAAATTTTGATTTAACTCAAAAGCGGATTGTTGAGCTTGATTGATTTGGTGTCGTTTTAATTTAGGCATAAATTTGATTAATCAAGAAGGAATTGAATTAAAAAATTGTAAAGGCAAAAACCACATTTTCGGACAGTCTCCTGACAGGGTTATGTGATGACGGGATATTTATCATGAATGTAAGCCTCTGTGTTTTGAACAATTTTCTGTAAATTTGGAATGAGACTCATGGTCATTTGAAACAATTCAATCAGATTGGTTCTTTCATACTCATGAGCTATCTGATTGCGTAATTCTCGAATCAAGCGAACCTGATCCACAGAATCAATCAACGCCCGTTTGTGCATCCGATTCATGACATCGATCAAGGTTCCACGATCCTGAAATTCAACTTCGTCCAGGCTCCGAAATATCTTTTGCAGCAACAGATCACTTAATCGGGAAAATCTTGATGTCAGCGCCTCAAGATGATCATAGTCCTCCTCGGAATAGATTTCTTTATTCAACAGATCGAGACATATTCCATAGGACCGGTTAAGCCAGTGAACAGCTTCTTTTAACTTCAGCAGATGTTCATGCAAGATCGCGATGCGATCCGTTTGGGTCATAGGAGAATCCCCTCATTCATCACCATTTTTTGAAAGGTGGTGTGTGCCTGTTCCGTTACAAGCAGGTCAATTTTTTGTTCACCTAATTGGTCGTATAAGCGTAATTTGATGTTGAGTTGCTCTTTCAATCCAATTTTTTTGGAAAGCACCAGCAGATCGATATCGCCCCCCTTGGCATCATCGTTGGTCCGAGAACCAAACAGATAAATTTTTGTGTCTGCGTCAACGGCATAAATGGTTTGTTTGATGGTCTGAATCTGAAAATCCGACAATCTCATGAAACCTCTTTAAACTTCATTTTTCGTCTGCCTGGGGATATCCCCAGGTTTCGTTGCAAGGATTCAATATTCGATATATTGAGGACAATCCGGCACCATTCTGGAAGTCGGCAGTTTATCTTCCGGATCGAAAAAACTCATATTCCCTTGTTCATCACAAATCCAGACCTCCTTGGCCCCTTTTTCAAAATAGAGTGCGGCCTTATTCAACATTTTTGTCCAACTGTTGCTGGGAG is a window of SAR324 cluster bacterium DNA encoding:
- a CDS encoding nucleotidyltransferase domain-containing protein yields the protein MRLSDFQIQTIKQTIYAVDADTKIYLFGSRTNDDAKGGDIDLLVLSKKIGLKEQLNIKLRLYDQLGEQKIDLLVTEQAHTTFQKMVMNEGILL